CCACCTAATTCATTGTTTATTCCCGGTTGGCtgactagcagacgacaaagatgaaGCTCCGATTAAATCCTCCTCGAACCGGATCAGCATGCGTTGATGCCAGAAAACAACTCCAGATACGGAATATTACGAGGAATACGACCAGCAACAGCCTGCCAAAATCCAGTCGGAAGGAGGCTGTGCGGAGGAGCTGCGAGATATTGACGAACGCAGAAGATGAACCTGAACATCGGTTGCGCAGGTCGCAGGTGAATGCAGGAGCATAACCCACATGATGTTGAGGGAAACTGGAGGCtacggaggagggggagggagagggggagacgggacggggtggggtggggtggctgACCACATGATGTTGACGCGGAGGTGGGAGCGGAGCTCCATGAAGAGGCCGAGCATCTGGCCGAGGTCGGCGGCGTTGCCGTGGGAGTAGAGCAGCGTGAGGCGCGCGGAGGGGTAGCGCCAGAAGGCGGCGACGACGCGGGTGCCGGCCCTGGTGGGCAGCGCGTGCACGTCGACGTTGGCGTCGGGGAGCACCCCCGTCATCCGCAGCCCGgccccgccctccgccgccgccacctcgtacGTGGCCGGCTCCGGCGGGAAGAAGGCCAGCCGCGCCGCCACCGACGACGTCACGTTCCCCATCCCCTCgggactccgcctccgcctccgccctccGCCCTCCGGGAACGGCTGGCTGGCTATTCCTGGGGGCCTCGGAATTCCGCAACGTGAGAGCCGGCCAGCTAGCGCTCCGCGCCTCCGCTTATGAGGGAGGCGCCCCGCTCCTTTTGGCCgggcctcctctctctcgctcgctGGCTCTGCTTTCGGTCTGGTTTGGTTTGGTCTGGTCTGGTTGTGTGGCGTGtcgagggaggggagggaggaTGGATGGGAAGGTTGGGTTTGGATGCCATGCTGCTGCTGCTTTCTACCAGTCCACTTCCGTTTCTCCTTCTCTTGGACGGGCGCGTGTAAATGCGGGGAGAAATGCAGGTGGGAGACAACGAGAGATCCTACTCTCCGGCCTGTACGGGAGTCGACGTACACAGTACGGAAATACAATGAAAACTTTTTCTGCCGGTTTGAGAAATGTTTGTGATTTCTCTCGTCCAAATTTAAGAAACGTGTATTGTATGGCCTCTTTGGttcataatactccctccgtcccgaattaagTGACGCGGGAGAGGATTTTTTTGCACTAATGTCAGTTTTACACTATAGTCTAGTACATTTCAAACTTTGTCTTCAAGCTCCCTCCACCTCAACGATCCTTAGCACCTCGCCGGGGCAGGATCTCACGATCCCCAGCACCTCGCCGGGGCAGGATCTCGCCAACACATCCTCTTCCTGCTCGCTTCCCTCAAGCTCCTACTGGCGCCCCTCAAATCTCCCTCCTGAAGCTGCTCGAGCTCGAGACTCTGCTTGCACTCCAGGATCTGCTTGCCAGAGATCCTTCTCCCCCTGCCGCCGGTGGAGCTCCTGCCCCCATGCGTCCTCAAGGTCCCGCTCGAGCTGGAGGCTCTGCTCGCCGGATCACCTCCCCGCCTGCCTCCTGCTCGAACTCCAGGCTCTGCTCGCCGGAGCTCCTTCTACCCCTGCCGTCAGTGGAGCTCCTGCTCGCCCTGCCCCACGGCCCCTGCAATTCACTGCACTCCAGGGCCGAGGCTCTAGGCTCATGGTGCTTCTCCTCCACAGCACCTGCAGTTCACCTTTTGCAAATTTAGACAGAATTTGGTGATTCCAGCAGCAACTCAATTTTAGAGGTAACTTTCCCTGAGATAAAAAAATGACTGCATGCATAATTTCAGATGGACTAACAAGACAGGTGGCTAGTACAGTGATAGTCAAATTTATGTGTGCTCGGCAATCAAAAAGTGGATTTGCTACAACAATTTTCAAGGATACAAAAACTAGAAATATGAAAATAGTCGAATAATAATTGCAAGTAAACCCCAATGCCACTTATAAGGTGGTAATATGAAAACAGAGATGCAAGAGTATTTTATAACCTAGCTAATGCTCATGTCAGTCAGGTTTGTAAGGGTGAAGTAAAATGCTCATAGTTACAGTTAAAGGATTTCTTGGTGTTGCCGAGCTGCGTGCAGGAGAGCTTGATGATCCTCTTCCCCCACATCCACTTGAGCAGGATCTTCATGTGGGTCTTGTTGTTCAGGCCGTCGATCGCAGCATCCTGTTCATGTTGGATCGTCAGATAATTTTCATCAGCGCAATCATTTGATTAGAGATAAGAAGTGGTATGGCATGAGCTCTGAATCACAAGCTCTTGATTAGATATAAACAGTAGTACTGCATGAGCTCGAAATGCTGCAACGATAAGCATGTCCTAACAGTACTAGTTAGAATGCCAGAATGTGAGAATGGATAAACAGATGGTCAATGTCCAGAAGGACAGGACATTCCCAAGCGATTCAATAAAACATAACAAACTCGTGAAGTAACCACATTGAACATCTACTCCCTCTTTTCCGCATTTGTTTTTCCATCAGACACGGTTTGTCCATCAAGTTCTTTTGAAACTTGCAGAATATAATCATCTTTCTTTTGTTTTTAGATACCAAAAGGCTATTGAAGAAATCACTAGGCGAATGGGAGCAGGCATGGCTAAATTTATTTGCAGGGAGGTTTGTTAATCTAGATGACCCAATATACTCCAACagtttgaagaagcagcagcagtttACTCCAAAAGtttgaagcagcagcagcagcactccAGAAATAGCAGCAGCACCCATGAACATCACCACCAGCAGCAACAGCTACACCAGCAGCAGCAGTAACCAGCACATACCTGTAGGTAGTTTTTCAAAATATTCAGTTAGATTTACTGTCAAAATTCAGCGAACATTTAGTTAAATTTACTAATTTGAGTAAATTTATTGCTtaacaataccttgctgaaatagCTAGATGACTCTTTGCATGATTTACCCTTTGCAATAGCTAGATGACTTACCATTTGCTCCTTATTTAACAGGAGACGAGATGTTGCTGGATGAGGAAGAAGAAATTCATCGGGAAGCAATAAGACTCAGTGAACCTGTCACATAAGGAAAGATTTGTTGTTTATTTTGCTTTGAAAGTGATCAAGAGCAGAGATGGAGCTATTCAGCCAGAGGACAAGATACTCATTGCAAGCCTATTGAATACAGGCATACGAACTGTTGAAAGAATATGGAAAGATGCAAATAAACAAATTGCAGAAGGCCAAGAAGTGGTTGTCGCAAGCAAAAGACCAGGTAGAGTTGGAAGAAAGAGAAAGAACTTGGATCTGTCAAGGGCATCGACAATCCCACTCAACAGAAGGAGAACAGTTCGAGCTCTAGCAAAGTCTCTTGGTATTCCCCGCTCAACCCTACACAGGAGGTTCAAGTTAGGTGAGCTGAAGCGTGTCGCTAGCACCATGAAGCCTACCCTCAAGCCAAAGAATAAGATTGCAAGACTGAAATTTTGCATGTCCATGCTCGATGAGCTTTGGATCTCAACTCCATGTCCTCTTTTCAAGCCAATGACAGACATGGTCCATATAGATGAAAAATGGTATGATATGACACGAGTGAATAATACGTACTATCTACTCCCAGAAGAACATACACCTGAGCGCCCTGTGCCGAATACAAACTACATTGGCAAGGTCATGTTCCTGACAGCCGTGGCCAAGACAAGATATAGTGATGATGGGGAGGTCATATTTGATGGCAAGATCGAGACTTGGGCCTTCGTCGAAGAGAAGGCGGCAGTCAGAACGAGTCAAAATAGAGTTAGGGGAACTAAAGAACTGAAAAATGTGAAAGTGAACAGAAATGTGATGAGGGATTATCTATGCAACAAGG
Above is a window of Triticum aestivum cultivar Chinese Spring chromosome 6B, IWGSC CS RefSeq v2.1, whole genome shotgun sequence DNA encoding:
- the LOC123139142 gene encoding uncharacterized protein, which produces MFMGAAAISGVLLLLLQTFGDAAIDGLNNKTHMKILLKWMWGKRIIKLSCTQLGNTKKSFNCAVEEKHHEPRASALECSELQGPWGRASRSSTDGRGRRSSGEQSLEFEQEAGGEVIRRAEPPARAGP